Part of the Georgenia sp. TF02-10 genome, ACCAGCTCATGCTGCCGTTCCTCAGCGTCGTCACCGAGTCCGAGCTGCGCCGCAACCCCACGGTCAAGGCCGAGCTCGAGGCCAGCGGGGACCGGCCGATGTCCGGGCTCCTGCTGACCTACCCGGTGCACCAGGCCGCCGACATCCTCTTCTGCAAGGCCAACCTCGTCCCGGTCGGCAAGGACCAGCTGCCGCACCTAGAGCAGACCCGCGTCATCGCCCGCCGGTTCGACGAGCGGTACGGCCGGGCCGGCGACGGCACACAGCCGGTGTTCCCGCGCCCCGAGGCGCTGCTGTCCAGCGCCCCCAACGTGCTGGGCACGGACGGACAGAAGATGAGCAAGTCCCGCGGCAACGCCATCGAGATCGCCATGGACGCCGACACCACCGCGCGGCTCATCAAGCGGGCGGTCACCGACTCCGACCGGCACATCACCTACGAGCCCGAGCGCCGCCCGGCGGTGGCCAACCTCGTCCTGCTCACCGCCCTGGCCACGGACCGGGCACCGGAGGACGTCGCCGCCGAGCTCGGCGACGCCGGCGGGGCGGGCCTGAAGCGGGCGGCCACCGAGGCGGTCAACGAGCTCCTCGCCCCGGTCCGGGCCCGGCGCGCCGAGGTCGCCGCCGACCCGGCCTACCTCCTGCAGGTCCTGCGCACGGGCAACGACCGCGCGAACGCGATCGCCGACGCCACCCTCGCCGAGGTCCGCCAGGCGATGCAGATGGTCTACTGACGAAGCACCGCCGATGCCGCGCCGGTGCACCGGTTGGCGGTTCGCAACTGGACCCGTGATTCTCCCCGCCATAACCAACCTTCTTCACTACTCGGCCAGCGGCTCGCCGGCGCCGTCGGAAGGGTCGGGCCTGACTGCCGCCACAGCGCGCAGGGAGAGTAGGTCGATACCGACGAGTTGATCGATGAGTGTCATCGGGCGACCGAAGGCGCCCGCTCCGATACCTCACGTGCCCTCCCTCGCGCGTCGCCCGCACCATGTCGAGCCGACCCCACAAGGGCGGACGGCGCCCGTGGTCAATCGATGCCCACCAATACTTGCCATCATGGAAAGCGATGTCTATGGTTTCCGTCATGGAAAGTTCCCGGCAGATCCCCGTCCCAGTCTCACCCGCCGACGCCCGCACCTCGTTGGCGTCCCTGCAGGACGCCAACCGAGCTCTCGCCGACCACCTCCCGACGCCCTGGTGGTACCACCCGGGAACCGGCCTTGCCGAGGCCCTCATCGTCTCCGCGCTGGCCCTGCCCGGTGCGTGGCCGGTCGCCGCCGTCGTGGTGGCGCTCGCACTGGTTGCCGTGCTCGTGGCCGCGTGGAGGCACCGCAGCGGCGTGGGGATGAGCAGCCGATACAGCGCTCTGGCGTGGCCGTGGCTCGTCGCCCTGGCCGTCATGCTCCTCGCGGGGCTCGCCGTAGCCATCCTGGTCGAGAACGCGATGGCGACGTACGTGGCCGCGGGCGCTGTCCTCGTCCTCACCACGGTCCTGGGTCGGCTCGGTGACAACGCCCTGCGTCGGCGCCTACGCGCGCGGGAGCACTGAGGCGGGTGAAGCCGCGTTTCGACGAGATCGTCCACGCCCCCAACCGACTGAAGATCTGCTCCTTGCTCACCACCGCCGGGTCGGCCGAGTTCTCCACTATCCGGGACGTGCTCGGCGTCGCAGACTCCGTGACGAGCAAGCAGCTCAAGGTCCTCGCAGACGCCGGGTACATCCGCCTTACCAAGCGCACCGGCGCCGGGGGTCGCGCCAAGACGTGGGCCACCCTGACCGGCGAAGGCCGGTCAGCGTTCGAGGGCCACCTCGCGATGCTCCAGCAGCTGGCCGCCGAGGCCGCCCGAGCGCCGGGCTGAGGGCGGCCGACACCGCTGGTCTGCAGGTTGACCGCCGTCACGGCAACCGGTGCGGGCGGCGCCGCTGCCCGGGGGCGAAACGGGCCGGGCGACCGGTCAGCTGCTCCCCGGTAAGAAGGTGGCGCTGGTTGCAGCTCCACTCCAGCACCTCGTCCATTCGCAGGTGCTCGTAGCCGACGCGGACGCCTTTGACGGAGCCGAATACTCCTCTTGGTCCTGATTCCGGCCCAACCAGGGCGAGCCGTCCTACGTAGCCTGGAACCCGTGAGCGCGGACATCCTCATCCTCACCGGCCCCCCGGGATCCGGGAAGTCGAGGACCGCTCGTGCGCTCGCCTCGACGTACCCGCGATCGGTCCACCTGCACACGGACGACTTCTGGCACGTCATCGTCTCGGGCGCGATCCCGCCCTACCGCCCAGAGTCCGAGGACCAGAACCACACCGTCATGCGCGTCATCCAGCGCGCGGCGGCCGCGTACGCGGCAGGCGGGTTCGTCACCGTCGTCGACGGTGTCGTCGGCCCGTGGATGCTCGACCACTTCCGACGTGCCGCCGGCGAGGACGCCGCGCGCCTCCACTACGTGGTGCTCCGACCGTCCCGCGAGGAAGCGCTCCGCCGGGCCCAGCACCGGACAGGACCGGACGCGCTCGTGGACG contains:
- a CDS encoding AAA family ATPase, with amino-acid sequence MSADILILTGPPGSGKSRTARALASTYPRSVHLHTDDFWHVIVSGAIPPYRPESEDQNHTVMRVIQRAAAAYAAGGFVTVVDGVVGPWMLDHFRRAAGEDAARLHYVVLRPSREEALRRAQHRTGPDALVDEEPILSLWDQFSDLGRLERHVIDSTHQEPAETLRCVQEAVASNAFVLEAGPRG
- the trpS gene encoding tryptophan--tRNA ligase, whose protein sequence is MSTQPTLPLADAAEPAADAAPPRTEPAVEPDADLAETTSAASLARTRQRSEEIEAAIARDPSGFRVLTGDRPTGNLHLGHYFGSLRNRVRLQQAGVETMVLVADYQVITDRDGVGPIRERVLSLVADYLAVGIDPERATIFTHSAVPALNQLMLPFLSVVTESELRRNPTVKAELEASGDRPMSGLLLTYPVHQAADILFCKANLVPVGKDQLPHLEQTRVIARRFDERYGRAGDGTQPVFPRPEALLSSAPNVLGTDGQKMSKSRGNAIEIAMDADTTARLIKRAVTDSDRHITYEPERRPAVANLVLLTALATDRAPEDVAAELGDAGGAGLKRAATEAVNELLAPVRARRAEVAADPAYLLQVLRTGNDRANAIADATLAEVRQAMQMVY
- a CDS encoding transcriptional regulator, which codes for MKPRFDEIVHAPNRLKICSLLTTAGSAEFSTIRDVLGVADSVTSKQLKVLADAGYIRLTKRTGAGGRAKTWATLTGEGRSAFEGHLAMLQQLAAEAARAPG